In Tursiops truncatus isolate mTurTru1 chromosome 9, mTurTru1.mat.Y, whole genome shotgun sequence, a single genomic region encodes these proteins:
- the LOC109548178 gene encoding LOW QUALITY PROTEIN: translation machinery-associated protein 7-like (The sequence of the model RefSeq protein was modified relative to this genomic sequence to represent the inferred CDS: deleted 1 base in 1 codon) — protein sequence MSGRKGGKKKPLKQPKKQAKEMDEEDKTFKQKQKEEQKKLEELKAKAAGKGPLATGGIKKSGKK from the exons ATGTCGGGCCGCAAAGGTGGCAAGAAGAAGCCCCTGAAGCAGCCCAAGAAGCAAGCCAAGGAGATGGACGAGGAAGATAAGACATTCAAGCAGAAACAGAAGGAGGAGCAAAAGAAACTTGAGGAGCTAAAAGCGAAGGCCGCGGGGAAAGGC CCCCTGGCCACAGGTGGAATTAAGAAATCTGGCAAAAAGTAA